The Anaeromyxobacter sp. Fw109-5 genomic interval GATGTCGTCCGCCTGTCCGAACCTGCGCGCCGGCAGCGCTGGCGACTCGGCCCATGCGGCGAGCGCCGCTCGCTTCTCTCCGTGAAGAGGCGTGTCGACCAGGCCCGGCATCACCACGTTCACGCGCAGCGGCGCCAGCTCCAGGGCGAGCGCCCTTCCGAAGCTCACGATCGCCCCGTTCGCGGCGGCCGGGAACGAGGTCCCCTTCGGCGGCCTCGCCGCGCCGGCGCCCGACAGCAGGGTGATGGACCCGCGCTCGCGGATCCGGGGCACGGCCGCACGGGTCACGGTCACGTAGCCTCTGAGCTTGTCCAGGCTGCGCTCGAGCTGCTCGGCGGTGAGCTCGGCGATCGGCCCCGAGAACTCGTATTCGTCGCCCACCGCGGTGAGGACCAGGTGGTCGATGGCGCCGACGGCGGACATCGCGCGGCCCACCGCGGCCTCGTCGAGCATGTCCATCGCGACTGCGCGTGTCGTTCCAGGGACCGCCCTCGCGGCCTCGTCCAGCCGCGCCTGCGACCGGCTGAGCAGGACCGTGGTGGCGCCCTGCGCTGCCGCCGCCTTCGCGGTGGCGAGCCCGATGCCGGAGCTCGCCCCCACGATCGCGACCGTCTGCCCTGCCAGCTCGCTCACGTGAGCTCCCCCTCCCCCGCCTCCGGCGCGCGCCAGGCCGATCTTCCTTCGGAGCCGCTCCATTAGACAGGTCTGTCTCTTGAGTGGGTAAAGACAGGTCTGTATCTTGTCAAGGTGCCCCGCCCCGCACGCCCCGCGACACGCGGGACGGCCTCCCCCGAGCCGCGCGACCGGCTGCTCGATACGGCCGGCCGCCTGTTCTACAAGCACGGCTTCCGCGCCGTGGGCATCGACCGCATCCTCGCCGAGTCGGGCGTGGCCAAGATGACGCTGTACCGGCACTTCGCCTCCAAGGACGAGCTCATCGCGGCGTACCTGGAGCGAGCCGACCGGGAGTTCTGGGAATGGGCGGAGTCGGCGATGGCGGCGGCTCGCACGCCGGAAGCCCGACTCCTGGCGCTGTTCGACGCGCTGGCCCGGCACACCACCAGCGCCGAGTGCCTCGGCTGTCCATTCCAGGGCGCGGCGCTGGCGTTTCCCGAGCTCGAGCACCCCGGCCACCGGCGGGCGCTCCGGAACAAGCTCGCGGTCCGGGACCGGCTGGCCTCGATGGCGAAGCAAGCTGGCCTCCGTTCCTCCGAGTCACTCGCCGCGCAGCTGCTGCTCCTCATGGATGGGGCGTGGGTCGCCGCCCGCGTGTTCGGCCCGGGGGACAATCCTGGGGCCAGCGTCGGCCAGGCCGCCCGGGCGCTCATCGAGGCACATCGGCGCGCGTCGACGAAGCCCTCTCGCGGGTGATGAGGCTCGAGGCTGCGACGTCGCGGCGGACCAGGGAGCCTCGACCGCCGCTCGCTCGCCCCCGGCCGCGCTCGCGGGCGCTTCAGCCGGCGGGGCAGCAGTTCGGCGGGGGCGTGACGACGTCCGAGCCGTCCGTCTGAGCCTGGCACGAGGAGCGACCGCCGGAGGCAGCGGTGCACAGGCACGCCCACGCAGAGTCGTCGTCTCCGAGCGTGCACTCGCGCGAGCTCGACCCGCAGCGTTCGTCGTACTCCGCCCGGCCGTCCACCATCCGCAGCGAGACGCTGCAAGATTCGGCTCCGGTCCCCCCATCGTCAGGAGTCGCCGGGCTCGCCGGAGCCGCGGGAGCGGCAGGTGACGCGGGGGCGGCGACCCCGGTGTCGCTGTCCGGCTCTGCTGGCGATGGCTCGGAGCGACCACAGGCAGGCAACAGCGTGATCGCGAGTGCGACCCACGACAGTGTGCGCTTCATGAGGTGTGAGACCGCGCCGCCGCGCGGATCTGACCGCCGGGCGTCACCCGCGCGTTCCAGCGCCGCCCCCTCGCGCGGTCTCGGCGGCTCGCGGTTCGGTGGGCGTCCTCGCCGGCGGTCTCGCCGCGAGCGTCGGAAGGCGGCGGAGCACGTCCTTGAGGCGCGGGCCAGCGAACTCGACGAAGGCGCGGACCTTCGGCGCGACGAGGCGCGACTGCGGGTGGACGAGCTGCACCGAGACCGGCGGCGCCGTGTAGGCGGCGAGCACCGGCGCGAGACGGCCGGCCGCGATCCTCTCCGCGACGATGAAGGAGGGGGAGATGGTGATGCCGTCCCCGGCCTCGGCGGCCTCGAGGGCGGCGAAGGCGTCGTTGACCTCGAACCGCGGCTGCACCGCGATCCGGGAGCTTTCCGCGCCGTCGACGAACCGCCACTCCCGGTTCGGCATGAGGCCGGTGAACGCGATGACGGAGTGTCGCTTGAGCTCGGCCGGGGAAGCCGGAGCGCCATGCTTCGCCAGGTACTCGGGGCTGGCGACGAGGACACGTTGCACCTCGCCGATCCGTCGGGCGACGAGCGACGAATCCGGCAGCTGGCCGATGCGCACGGCCACGTCGATGCCTTCCTCGACCAGGTTGACCACGCGATCGACCAGCATCAGCGAGGCGGTGACGCGCGGATGGTTCCGGAGGAACTCGGTCACGACCGGCGCCATGGCGGAGCGGCCGAACGTCACCGAGGTGGTGACGGTGAGATGGCCGGAGGGCGCCGCGCTGTCTCCCGCGGCCTCCCGCTCCGCCTCCTCCAGATCGCCGAGGAGAGGCTTCGCGCTCTCGAGGAAGCGGAGCCCCGCCTCCGTGAGGCGGAGGCTGCGCGTCGTCCGGTTGAACAGCCGGACGCCGAGCCGCCGCTCGAGCGAAGCCACCGCCCGCGTCACGGCGGGAGGCGAGATGCGGAGCCGCGCGCCCGCCTTGGCGAAGCTGCCGGCGTCGGCGACGGCGACGAATACCTCCATCTCGTGCAGGCGATCCACCGGCGTTCCCCGCGCGCAAGGGTGTATTCCGCGCCGCATACGTTCCCGCAACCGGCCGATGACGCCATCTCTCCTCCGGCGGGCACGAGGCCCGTACAACCCACGGAGGTGCGAGATGCGGACGTCCCTTGCCCATTCCCCCGAGCCCCGTCGCCCCGCGGCGGCCGACGCACCGTTCGCGTCCGAGGCGAACCAGGTTCGCTACAGGAGCGTCGAGCTCCAGGGGGTCGAGGTGTTCTACCGCGACGCCGGGCACGCGGACGCGCCGGCGGTGCTCCTGCTGCACGGGTTTCCAAGCTCGTCGCACATGTTTCGCGGGCTCATCCCGGCGCTCGCCGACCGCTACCGCGTGATCGCCCCGGACTATCCCGGCTTCGGCCACTCGGCCGCGCCGGAGCGCGGGCACTTCGCGTACACGTTCGACCGCTTCGCGAGCATCGTCGGCGAGCTGACCGACGCGCTCGGGCTCGAGCGGTACGCGCTGTACGTGATGGACTACGGCGCGCCGGTCGGCTTCCGCCTGGCGACGGCGCATCCCGAGCGGGTGAGCGCGATCGTCGTCCAGAACGGCAACGCGTACGAGGAGGGCCTGGAGCGCTTCTGGGATCCCATCAAGGCGTACTGGAGCTCCGGGAGCGAGGAGCACCGAGAGGCGCTCCGCTGGCTCACGTCGCTCGCGGCGACCCGCTGGCAGTACACGCACGGCGAAGCGGACGCCACGCTCGTCAGCCCCGACGCGTGGACCTTCGACCAGGCGCTGCTCGATCGCCCGGGGAACGCGGAGATCCAGCTCGACCTCTTCTACGACTATCGCACCAACCTCCCGCTGTACCCGGCGTGGCAGGCGTACTTCCGCGAGCAGGCGCCGCCGATGCTGGTGGTCTGGGGCAGGAACGACGAGATCTTCGTCGCAGCGGGCGCGGAGCCGTACACGCGGGACGATCCGCGGGCGGAAGTCCACATGCTCGACGCCGGCCACTTCGCCCTCGAGACCCACGGCCCGGAGATCGCGCGCCTCATGCGCCGCTTCCTGGCCAAGCAGGTGAAGTGATGCGGTCCGCCCAGGTCTCGCACGCGTGCATTGCGGGCAGAACGCGACCGGCGAAATGGTTCCTTCCGCGACGCGCCGGTGCCCGCGGTCGCCGGCGGTCGTTACGGTCGTCGCATGATCTCTCGTCCTGAACCGACCCCAGACCTCGAGGTCCGCGTCACCTACATCGGCGGGCCCACCGCGCTCATCGAGGTCGGGGGGCTCCGCCTCCTGACCGACCCGACCTTCGATCCCGCGGGCACGCGCTTCCGCCTCACCACCAAGCTCGCTGGCCCAGCGCTCGCGCCCGGCGCGCTCGGGCGCGTCGACGCGGTGCTCCTCAGCCACGACCAGCATCCGGACAACCTCGACGACGCCGGCCGGGGAGTCCTTTCGCGCGCCGGGGTCGTGCTCACCACGCGGGCGGGCGCCAGCCGCCTGGGCGCGAACGCCGTCGGTCTCGCTCCCTGGGAGGCGTACGCGCTCCTCGGGACCGGCGGACGCGTCCGCGTCACGGCGGTCCCAGCCCGTCACGGACCCGCCGAGCTCGTGTCGCGCATCGGCGACGTCACCGGGTTCGTCGTATCGCGCGAGGGCGCGGGGGCGGGCGCGCTCTACGTCTCCGGCGACACCGTCTTCTTCGACGGCGTGGCCGAGATCGGTCGCCGGTTCGAGCTCGGCACCGCGTTCCTCCACCTCGGCGCGGTCCGGCTCCCGGATTACGGCCCGGAGCGCGTGACGATGGACGCGGAGGAGGCGGTCTTCGCCTTCGAGAACCTCGGCGCGCAGAGGTTCGTGCCGCTGCACTTCGAGGGCTGGAGCCACCTGCGCGAGTCGCGCGAGCAGCTCCGCGCCGTGTTCGACCGCAAGGGGATCGCGGACCGGGTCGTGTGGCTCGAGCCGGGGCGGACGATCTCGCTGGGGCACGACTGACGCCTCAGCTCCGGTCCCTGGCATGCCTCGCCTCGAGGTTGGCTCTTCGCGTTGCACTGCTCGCGAAGTGGGTCGACGATACGCCGACGCCCGACCCAGAGTAATGACGTTCTTGCTGTGACGCGCCAGCGGTCGCTACAGGGTCGCAAACGCTGTCGCATCGCGCACTTGCGCCCGCCTTCCGTGACGCGGTCCTCGTCCCTCACCATGCGTCACGAGCTACTCTGGGTTGGGGTGCTCGCCGCGTCACGGCGCCTCGGCGAGCGAGTCGAAGCCGTCGGCCATGCCGCGAAGGACGCGCGCGCCGTCGCCCTCGAAGGCGGAGCCGTGCATCGCGAGCAGCGTCGCCGGCTCGAGCCCGGCGAGCCGGCGGAGCGTCGCGGCGGTCGCAGAGAGGGAGGAGTGGGCGCGGAACATGCGCTCCGTCTCGATCACATGCCCGGAGGGATCCTCGCCGCTCACCGCCGGCCCGTCGCCGTCGGTGGTGAGGAGATCCCCGCAGAAGAGCGCGCGCGTCGTCTCCTCGAGCAGGACGACGGACTCCCAGTTGTGTGGCACGTGCGGCGTCACGAGGAGGCGCACGCGCCTGTCACCGAGGTCGACCGCCTCGCCGTCCGCGAGCATGCGCGGCGGGCGGTCGGCGAGATCATTCAGGGAGACGTTGCAGCCGACCGGGCCGTGGATCACCGTCGCGCTGGGCGCCGCGGCGAGCCAGAGGTTCATCGCTCCGCACTCGTCCGCCTCGACGTGCGAGAAGCCGATCCAGCGGAGCCGCTCCGGCGACATCACGCGCGCCACCGCGTCGCGCACGGCGGGAAAGAGCGCGCGCATCCCGCAGTGGTACAGGAGCGGCTCGTCCGCCGCGAGGAGGTACTGGTTGAAGCGGAAGCCCCTCGGGCCGATCGTCGGGACGAGCGTGGAGATGCGGTAGGTCCGGTCAGCGACTTCCTCGATCTGCGTCTGCATGTGGCGGCTCCTCTCGCGCGCGGACTCGCGCCCGCGACGCGCCCTGCGGTCGGTCCAGGACGGAGAGCACGGCCGAGGCGGCCTGGGCCGCCGCCTCCTCGGTCGTGAGCCCCTCCGACGTGAGCGTCCGCCACGTCGGGAAGGAGGTGAGCGCGTACGCGAGCGCGAGCTGCGCGCCGGATGCGCCGGCAGGCAGGGCCGCGCGCACGAGCGCGTGGTGGCGCGCCTCGACGTCCGAGAACCAGGCGTCGAGCGCCGTGACCTCCGCGCGCTCGAGCTGCAGCCGCGGGACGATGGGAGCGAAGGGTGTGTCCCACGCCCGGTAGAGCGCGACGGCGACCGCCCGAACGCGATCCTCGAGCGCGAGGCGTCCCGCGAGCACCTCGTCGCCGGGGAACGGCCAGGTCGCCGCCGTGAGCGCGCCGCACGCCTGCACCAGCTCCGGCATGCGCGGAAAGTGGTTCAGCACCGTCCCCGGCGAGACGCCGGCTCGCGTCGCGATGTCGCGGAGCGTCGTCGCGAGGATGCCGCGCTCCTGATGGCAGGCCATCGTGGCCTCCACGATCCGACGGCGGGTCGCGTCGCGCGCGTCGGCGCGCTTGCCGAGGGTGTAGTGGCGTCGGCGGGTCACGGCCGAAAACCTAATTCGCTGAACACAACGTGCAACGAATACGGAAGGGGCGCGCTGTAGGCGACGCGCGCTCGCCCGCCCTTGGGCTGCAGCCTGGTACGGCTGCGGGCTGTGCGAGTCGGCGCTCGGGCACCGCCACGCCAGGCAGGACGGCGGCTCGGCAAGAGGAGCGGCTGAAGACGGCCTCCGCCGTACGATGCGGGCGGTGCGGCGGAGCTCCGCCCCCCACGTCGGGAAGAGCACCGGGACGCAGCGACCCATAGTGATGACCTTGGTCCTAGCTCGCTGCAGGATCCCGAACGCTGTCGCATCGCGCTCGCGCACGCTTCGGTGACGCGGCCCTCCAGCGTCACCAAGCGTCACGAGCGACCCTGGGCTGGGTTCCCGCCGCCAAGGGCGCGCACCCTGCCGCCAACGGCGGTCCAGGCTCCATCCCAACGGCCTGCACCCGCGACGACTCGACCGGCGCATCGAAGCCCGCCGCACTTGTTACTCCCTGGCCTCCGGACCCGTCGCTACAAGAGGCGGGTCGCGCGGGGAGGTCCCCGGGCCACGAGGAGGATGACATGGTGGACATCATTCACAGGGTCGGGATCAAGGCGCCCGTTTCGAAGGTCTATGCGGCGCTCTCGTCGGTGGAAGGCGTCGCGGGCTGGTGGACGAGGGAGGCGACGGGACAGTCGCGGCCCGGCGGGACGATCAGCTTCGTGTTTCGCACTCCGGACGGAGACGAGATGGGCAGGATGGACATGGAGGTGCTCGAGCTGGTCGCCGACAAGAGGGTGCGGTGGCGCGTCAAGTCGGGGCCCGAGGAGTGGGTGGGAACCGACGTGACGTTCGACCTGTCCCAGCAAGGCGAGTACACGGTGGTCCTCTTCGGCCACCGGAACTGGCGGGAGGCGGTGGAGTTCACGGCCCATTGCAGCATGAAGTGGGCGGCGTTCCTCCTGAGCCTCAGGCAGCTCGTCGAGACGGGCGTGGGTAAGCCCCACCCCGATGACCTCAAGATCGACGACTGGAACTAGAGGCGGTGCCGGGCTCGCGTCGCGACGCCGCTCGCGTGAGCGGCGGGCGCGCGGAGGGAACGGAGACGGCAGGCCTATCACAGGCCCGGGTGGCCGCCGTCTCCGCTCACGTCGCCTCCTTCGCGCCTCGGGGCGGCGCGCCCGCGGGCTCGCTCGCCTCCATGGCGCGCGCCTGCTGCATGGCTTCGCGCATCGCGGCCTTCACCGGCAGGATGATCGAGAAGGACTTGAAGAGCACGCCGGTGAAGAACGTCGCGAGCTGGATGACGAAGAATGCGCTGACCGCGAGATCGACGGGCGCGAAGCCCGTCTCGACGAGGACGGGACGGCAGAGCGCCACGAGGAAG includes:
- a CDS encoding TetR/AcrR family transcriptional regulator, whose translation is MTRRRHYTLGKRADARDATRRRIVEATMACHQERGILATTLRDIATRAGVSPGTVLNHFPRMPELVQACGALTAATWPFPGDEVLAGRLALEDRVRAVAVALYRAWDTPFAPIVPRLQLERAEVTALDAWFSDVEARHHALVRAALPAGASGAQLALAYALTSFPTWRTLTSEGLTTEEAAAQAASAVLSVLDRPQGASRARVRAREEPPHADADRGSR
- a CDS encoding LysR family transcriptional regulator, producing MRERMRRGIHPCARGTPVDRLHEMEVFVAVADAGSFAKAGARLRISPPAVTRAVASLERRLGVRLFNRTTRSLRLTEAGLRFLESAKPLLGDLEEAEREAAGDSAAPSGHLTVTTSVTFGRSAMAPVVTEFLRNHPRVTASLMLVDRVVNLVEEGIDVAVRIGQLPDSSLVARRIGEVQRVLVASPEYLAKHGAPASPAELKRHSVIAFTGLMPNREWRFVDGAESSRIAVQPRFEVNDAFAALEAAEAGDGITISPSFIVAERIAAGRLAPVLAAYTAPPVSVQLVHPQSRLVAPKVRAFVEFAGPRLKDVLRRLPTLAARPPARTPTEPRAAETARGGGAGTRG
- a CDS encoding SDR family oxidoreductase, whose protein sequence is MSELAGQTVAIVGASSGIGLATAKAAAAQGATTVLLSRSQARLDEAARAVPGTTRAVAMDMLDEAAVGRAMSAVGAIDHLVLTAVGDEYEFSGPIAELTAEQLERSLDKLRGYVTVTRAAVPRIRERGSITLLSGAGAARPPKGTSFPAAANGAIVSFGRALALELAPLRVNVVMPGLVDTPLHGEKRAALAAWAESPALPARRFGQADDIAHAIVFLMTNRYVTGHTLVVDGGLLAG
- a CDS encoding MBL fold metallo-hydrolase translates to MQTQIEEVADRTYRISTLVPTIGPRGFRFNQYLLAADEPLLYHCGMRALFPAVRDAVARVMSPERLRWIGFSHVEADECGAMNLWLAAAPSATVIHGPVGCNVSLNDLADRPPRMLADGEAVDLGDRRVRLLVTPHVPHNWESVVLLEETTRALFCGDLLTTDGDGPAVSGEDPSGHVIETERMFRAHSSLSATAATLRRLAGLEPATLLAMHGSAFEGDGARVLRGMADGFDSLAEAP
- a CDS encoding MBL fold metallo-hydrolase, coding for MISRPEPTPDLEVRVTYIGGPTALIEVGGLRLLTDPTFDPAGTRFRLTTKLAGPALAPGALGRVDAVLLSHDQHPDNLDDAGRGVLSRAGVVLTTRAGASRLGANAVGLAPWEAYALLGTGGRVRVTAVPARHGPAELVSRIGDVTGFVVSREGAGAGALYVSGDTVFFDGVAEIGRRFELGTAFLHLGAVRLPDYGPERVTMDAEEAVFAFENLGAQRFVPLHFEGWSHLRESREQLRAVFDRKGIADRVVWLEPGRTISLGHD
- a CDS encoding TetR/AcrR family transcriptional regulator, which translates into the protein MPRPARPATRGTASPEPRDRLLDTAGRLFYKHGFRAVGIDRILAESGVAKMTLYRHFASKDELIAAYLERADREFWEWAESAMAAARTPEARLLALFDALARHTTSAECLGCPFQGAALAFPELEHPGHRRALRNKLAVRDRLASMAKQAGLRSSESLAAQLLLLMDGAWVAARVFGPGDNPGASVGQAARALIEAHRRASTKPSRG
- a CDS encoding SRPBCC domain-containing protein: MVDIIHRVGIKAPVSKVYAALSSVEGVAGWWTREATGQSRPGGTISFVFRTPDGDEMGRMDMEVLELVADKRVRWRVKSGPEEWVGTDVTFDLSQQGEYTVVLFGHRNWREAVEFTAHCSMKWAAFLLSLRQLVETGVGKPHPDDLKIDDWN
- a CDS encoding alpha/beta fold hydrolase, whose translation is MRTSLAHSPEPRRPAAADAPFASEANQVRYRSVELQGVEVFYRDAGHADAPAVLLLHGFPSSSHMFRGLIPALADRYRVIAPDYPGFGHSAAPERGHFAYTFDRFASIVGELTDALGLERYALYVMDYGAPVGFRLATAHPERVSAIVVQNGNAYEEGLERFWDPIKAYWSSGSEEHREALRWLTSLAATRWQYTHGEADATLVSPDAWTFDQALLDRPGNAEIQLDLFYDYRTNLPLYPAWQAYFREQAPPMLVVWGRNDEIFVAAGAEPYTRDDPRAEVHMLDAGHFALETHGPEIARLMRRFLAKQVK